Proteins encoded together in one Porites lutea chromosome 2, jaPorLute2.1, whole genome shotgun sequence window:
- the LOC140926290 gene encoding uncharacterized protein produces MTRLLQFLNGPALTAVQRYEPMPGGLAKALKLLEERFGQPFQVVRACVESLTKGPAIQANDKDSLQRYADTAQVTYDTLESMGYLSEMNIDNLEKVIARLPKWMRSKFAEHLKNLKRKGQKMPNFKDVVDFLKERAFVLSHPFFTKSGTPKGFTYSLTATNPESCAMCHQHHPLYRCEVFKSKSPRERNDFVKQKKICFNCINSTKHNSKKCKSLIRCRVEGCGKSHHTLLHFTESRDRGNQQRDGPNGEDVNQGLRPNQATISMCSSVAAVSSCEVLLQVIPVRVISKSGNQITTFGLLDSGSNITMIDPSLVKLLNIKGSPSKLSLTTVNNADTEEEGLRVDFQIASVDSENDHLIDVKSAWAVKDLTIPPKQTKVTRSVGQWPHLQQVCFPEVERSKISILLGTNIQEVFIPLEVKRGRPNEPIAIKSCIGWSILGGCPSVPSSTPVQVNLIRGEDVTLSDQLEEFWRVESYGTSKCETKPLSVEDQGAMNLISNSICKHDGHYEMGLLWKSDNPVLPYNRTLAEARLQHLKRRFLRDPELEVKYRAVIEDCVTKGYARKLTKEEAEAVSKTTWFLPHHPVSNPNKPGKVRVVFDAAARFSGTSLNEQLIQGPSLTNDLSGVLIRFREEEIAFSADIEGMFYQTRVAPSDTDSLRFLWWPKGIDEPPEEYKMLVHIFGAKSSPCCANKALSTTAQDNEENYPPEVIRTVRRNFYVDDVLKSVPNTDQAIPLASDLMKLLKEGGFRLTKFASNSRELLASIPPASRANPKLDLDLDQLPLERALGVYWDAQSDTFKFKALQAYKPSTKRGVLSVVSSLFDPLGFLSPFVFTAKILLQELWRQKLSWDQEIPEPYSSLW; encoded by the coding sequence ATGACCCGTCTGTTACAGTTCTTGAACGGTCCTGCCCTGACTGCAGTGCAGAGATATGAGCCAATGCCTGGTGGCCTGGCAAAGGCACTCAAGTTACTAGAGGAACGGTTTGGCCAGCCATTTCAAGTAGTGAGAGCATGTGTTGAATCACTTACGAAGGGACCTGCTATACAAGCGAATGATAAGGACAGCCTGCAGCGCTATGCTGATACTGCGCAAGTTACCTATGACACTTTAGAGTCAATGGGATACCTTAGTGAGATGAATATAGATAATCTGGAGAAAGTCATCGCGCGGCTGCCAAAGTGGATGCGATCCAAATTTGCCGAACATTTGAAGAATCTCAAGCGTAAGGGAcagaaaatgccaaatttcaagGATGTTGTAGATTTCCTCAAGGAGAGAGCCTTTGTCCTAAGCCACCCTTTCTTTACTAAGTCAGGAACTCCTAAGGGTTTTACCTATTCTTTAACAGCAACAAATCCTGAATCCTGTGCAATGTGCCATCAACACCATCCACTGTACCGTTGTGAAGTATTCAAATCCAAGTCTCCGAGGGAGAGAAATGactttgtaaaacagaaaaagatttgCTTCAATTGTATCAACTCAACTAAACACAACTCAAAGAAGTGCAAGTCCTTAATCAGGTGCAGGGTAGAAGGTTGTGGGAAGTCACATCACACATTGTTACACTTCACTGAATCTAGAGACAGAGGGAACCAGCAAAGAGACGGTCCTAACGGTGAGGACGTCAATCAAGGCTTAAGGCCTAATCAAGCCACTATTTCTATGTGCTCCTCAGTGGCCGCAGTTAGTTCGTGCGAAGTGTTGCttcaagtcatcccagttagAGTGATTAGTAAGTCTGGCAACCAGATTACTACCTTTGGCCTACTAGACTCAGGCTCCAACATAACCATGATTGACCCGTCTCTCGTGAAACTGCTGAACATTAAGGGCTCACCAAGTAAGCTGTCACTCACGACAGTAAACAATGCCGATACAGAAGAAGAGGGTCTGAGAGTTGACTTCCAAATTGCTTCAGTAGACAGCGAGAATGACCATCTGATTGATGTCAAATCTGCCTGGGCTGTAAAGGATCTTACAATTCCCCCAAAGCAAACAAAGGTGACAAGGTCTGTTGGTCAGTGGCCACATCTGCAGCAAGTTTGCTTCCCGGAAGTAGAGAGAAGTAAGATTTCTATCCTGCTTGGCACAAACATCCAAGAGGTCTTCATACCGCTTGAAGTTAAAAGAGGTAGACCAAATGAGCCGATCGCAATCAAGTCCTGTATTGGTTGGAGTATACTTGGTGGCTGTCCCAGTGTACCTTCTTCCACTCCTGTGCAAGTCAATCTCATTAGAGGGGAGGATGTTACCCTAAGTGACCAGCTTGAAGAATTCTGGAGAGTCGAGTCCTATGGTACGAGCAAGTGTGAAACCAAGCCCCTGTCTGTGGAGGACCAAGGAGCTATGAACTTGATATCCAATTCAATCTGTAAACATGATGGCCATTATGAGATGGGCCTCCTGTGGAAGAGTGACAATCCTGTGCTTCCTTACAACAGAACACTAGCTGAAGCGAGACTGCAACACTTAAAGAGACGCTTCCTTCGAGATCCAGAACTTGAAGTCAAATATAGAGCTGTGATTGAGGACTGTGTGACCAAGGGATATGCAAGAAAGCTCACAAAGGAGGAAGCAGAAGCAGTCAGCAAAACCACATGGTTCCTGCCTCACCACCCAGTAAGCAATCCGAACAAGCCAGGCAAGGTGAGAGTGGTGTTTGACGCGGCTGCAAGATTCAGCGGCACGTCCCTAAACGAACAGCTCATTCAAGGACCTAGTCTGACAAATGACCTGTCTGGAGTGTTGATTCGATTCCGTGAGGAAGAAATTGCCTTCTCAGCAGATATCGAGGGCATGTTTTACCAGACCAGAGTAGCCCCAAGTGATACAGATTCTCTGAGGTTCTTGTGGTGGCCTAAAGGTATTGACGAGCCTCCAGAAGAATACAAAATGTTGGTCCATATTTTTGGTGCTAAGTCTTCACCCTGCTGTGCCAACAAGGCGTTAAGCACGACAGCACAAgacaatgaagaaaattaccCACCTGAAGTGATCAGAACAGTTCGTAGAAATTTCTATGTGGATGATGTCCTGAAGTCCGTCCCAAATACTGATCAAGCCATACCTCTGGCCTCAGATCTTATGAAGTTGTTAAAAGAAGGAGGATTCCGCCTAACAAAGTTTGCGAGCAATAGTCGTGAATTACTAGCCTCAATTCCTCCCGCGTCGAGGGCGAATCCCAAGTTGGACCTAGATCTAGACCAGTTACCCTTAGAGCGAGCGTTGGGTGTCTACTGGGACGCACAGTCAGATACTTTTAAGTTCAAGGCCTTACAGGCGTACAAGCCATCCACCAAGCGAGGAGTACTTTCCGTCGTAAGCTCCCTATTTGATCCGTTGGGATTTCTTTCACCCTTTGTGTTCACAGCCAAGATTCTGTTACAAGAGCTGTGGAGGCAGAAGTTGTCTTGGGATCAAGAAATTCCAGAGCCGTATTCGTCCCTCTGGTAG
- the LOC140926289 gene encoding uncharacterized protein: MGKTRNAPIKEWTIPRLELQASVLAVRLSNSILKELDLQVDETFFWCDSMTSLQYIKNETRRFQTFVANRVAEIHESTSPDQWHHVPGSMNPADEGSRDVTIEHFQPGCRWWSGPCFLWQPEQQWPNAQVEDIRSDDKEIRKPATIMFTTDAFQVDLLLQRYSSWSRLLRVMSWVLRFVKPLKKEKPECVVGRTLTLVELQRASEVITRLVQLQHFREEYMALKEGRQVKCSSSLATLSPILTDGNIRVGGRIHRAPITFEAAHPVILPKSSPVSVLIVRYYHHVLGHAGREHVLSVLRQRYWILRGRALVRQILSKCISCRKRNMPALQKAMADLPKERLLPYHPPFTFTGLNFFGPFYVKRARSVIKVYGCIFVCFNSRAVHIEDVSSLETDTFILALRRFISVRGCPKEIWSDNGTNFTGAERELRRSVRELNEEQIKRELHSYDADWFKYVLPRWRFQPPTASHMSGVWERLIRSVRKAMNAVLSKPGAAIPLETLRTVFAEVTSILNSRPISPASDDPSDMEPLTPNHLLLQRRNLAISPGVFAKEELYSRKQWRHAQFLANCFWSRWVLEYVPTLQQRHKWLLNKRNLAVNDLVLVVDKTVPRSRWLLGRVTKVFPGEDSRVRTAEVKTKESSLTRPVTKLCLLEEAA; encoded by the coding sequence ATGGGGAAGACCAGGAATGCGCCCATTAAAGAGTGGACTATACCTCGCCTAGAACTGCAAGCGTCAGTGTTAGCGGTGCGGCTAAGTAACTCAATTCTGAAGGAGCTTGATCTGCAAGTTGATGAAACCTTTTTCTGGTGTGACTCAATGACGTCCCTCCAATATATCAAGAACGAAACTAGGCGCTTCCAAACCTTTGTTGCCAATCGCGTGGCCGAAATTCATGAATCAACTTCCCCAGATCAGTGGCATCATGTCCCAGGTAGTATGAACCCCGCTGATGAGGGTTCACGAGACGTCACCATAGAGCATTTCCAACCCGGATGTCGGTGGTGGTCAGGTCCTTGCTTTCTGTGGCAGCCTGAACAACAGTGGCCTAATGCTCAGGTGGAAGACATTCGAAGTGATGATAAAGAAATACGAAAACCAGCCACAATCATGTTCACCACTGACGCGTTCCAAGTTGATCTCCTATTACAGCGCTATTCGTCGTGGTCCCGTTTGCTGAGAGTGATGTCGTGGGTGCTTCGCTTTGTCAAGCCACTAAAGAAGGAAAAACCTGAATGTGTCGTCGGACGTACACTTACCCTTGTTGAGCTTCAGCGAGCAAGCGAAGTAATTACGAGACTGGTGCAGCTCCAACATTTCCGTGAAGAGTACATGGCTTTGAAAGAAGGCAGACAGGTGAAATGTAGCAGTAGTTTGGCCACTCTTAGTCCGATCCTAACTGATGGCAATATACGTGTTGGAGGAAGAATTCACCGTGCGCCGATTACCTTTGAGGCCGCCCACCCAGTGATTCTTCCAAAGTCAAGCCCTGTGTCTGTATTGATAGTTCGTTACTACCACCATGTGCTGGGCCACGCAGGCCGTGAACATGTGTTGTCCGTCCTCCGCCAACGTTACTGGATACTGAGAGGAAGAGCTTTGGTGCGTCAGATCCTGAGCAAGTGTATAAGTTGCCGCAAGCGGAACATGCCTGCCTTACAGAAAGCGATGGCGGACCTGCCAAAGGAAAGGCTGTTACCTTATCATCCCCCGTTCACCTTTACGGGCCTCAACTTCTTTGGCCCCTTCTATGTGAAGCGCGCTCGTAGCGTTATCAAAGTGTATGGTTGCATATTCGTGTGCTTTAACAGCCGGGCAGTCCACATCGAAGATGTTAGTTCCTTAGAAACAGACACGTTTATTTTGGCTCTGCGCCGGTTCATCTCTGTTCGCGGTTGCCCTAAGGAGATCTGGTCAGATAACGGCACGAATTTTACTGGCGCTGAGCGGGAACTTCGGCGTTCGGTTCGAGAACTGAACGAAGAACAAATCAAGAGAGAACTACATTCGTACGATGCAGATTGGTTCAAATATGTGTTGCCAAGGTGGCGTTTCCAACCCCCTACCGCGAGCCACATGTCAGGCGTGTGGGAGAGACTTATTAGAAGTGTGCGGAAGGCTATGAATGCTGTCTTGAGCAAACCAGGCGCTGCAATCCCTTTGGAAACCCTGCGCACCGTATTCGCCGAAGTCACGTCCATTCTAAACAGTCGTCCCATTTCCCCAGCAAGTGATGATCCAAGTGACATGGAGCCACTCACTCCAAACCACCTACTTTTACAGCGACGAAATCTCGCCATATCCCCCGGTGTCTTCGCCAAGGAAGAGCTGTACTCACGCAAGCAGTGGAGACATGCGCAATTTCTTGCTAACTGTTTTTGGTCGCGATGGGTTCTAGAGTACGTGCCCACCTTACAGCAACGCCACAAGTGGCTACTAAATAAGAGGAATTTAGCAGTGAATGACCTGGTTCTTGTGGTGGACAAAACTGTGCCGAGATCCCGCTGGTTGCTGGGTCGCGTAACGAAAGTGTTTCCTGGTGAAGATTCACGTGTCCGCACCGCCGAAGTGAAGACAAAGGAGTCTTCTCTTACTCGTCCTGTGACCAAGTTGTGTCTCCTTGAAGAAGCTGCGTGA
- the LOC140927075 gene encoding beta-1,4-N-acetylgalactosaminyltransferase 3-like produces MWLRRPLTFRRSKKAVRRLIVALAAGSISFSLLFTFWGRHSDDTVDEFSAFPRMIGGVGSEDENTVAVRVPHALNVHVWRMQCGSNVTYLKKSLFFPKYPDEEKFINDFQIEDDSVDYGHKIFGYLHPQSNGLFRFAIASDDTSELWISTDENPGNKRLVARVFTDNAIAWTGKDELDKYPEQRSKEPLHLQANKKYYVEVLHQNGIGKGFVRVFWTTSDKDQDFRLITSEYLSSFLQNISHVQEKKVALHNVLSPRYKQEFHKESNRISSKFVKFYSLPFISKASFLPSCNYKSSFVPGDKVDRFEGKATVFESNVYPPDDTQMSRNTGMLWTRPNRVADREVVRSVVDNMVAALRLSSSENYFLKRIHKVLQKPDPVYGDRYSVDLELGLPHTEKSYRFSEHVYQKKGTNSLCLPKGIEWNRNATVYIILPVKDQGRWVYHFINDLTVASFLTGDKNFHVIVADFESQDIDLAKAFDTALLRSRHTIINLTGKFYKTLALNKAVEQVQSAHDLLFLFDLHIDVPVDILDSVRKNTIEGRIAFFPAVGRLDCQSTYIDHQGFWEVNGYGLLAVYKSDWMRFGGMNTEEFKYKWGGEDWDLLDRVMNAQLEVERIK; encoded by the exons ATGTGGCTTCGACGCCCTCTTACATTCCGAAGATCTAAAAAAGCTGTGAGACGTTTGATTGTCGCACTAGCTGCAGGCTCGATCtcgttttctttactttttacattttgGGGAAGACATAGCGACGATACAGTTGACGAATTCTCTGCGTTTCCAAGGATGATCGGTGGCGTTGGCTCTGAGGACGAGAATACTGTCGCAGTACGTGTACCACACGCTCTCAATGTTCACGTTTGGCGAATGCAATGCGGTTCGAACGTAACATATTTAAAAAAGTCACTGTTCTTTCCAAAATATCCTGATGAGGAGAAGTTCATCAACGACTTTCAGATTGAAGACGATAGCGTGGACTACGGtcataaaatttttggatatTTACATCCACAAAGTAATGGTTTGTTTCGTTTCGCGATCGCCTCTGACGACACTTCGGAGTTGTGGATAAGTACAGACGAAAATCCCGGTAATAAACGGCTAGTTGCTCGTGTATTCACTGACAACGCAATAGCTTGGACGGGCAAGGACGAGTTAGATAAATATCCTGAACAAAGATCCAAAGAGCCACTCCATCTTCAAGCAAATAAGAAATACTACGTCGAGGTTTTACACCAAAAT gGCATTGGCAAAGGGTTCGTGCGTGTATTTTGGACTACATCTGACAAAGATCAAGATTTTAGGCTCATCACTTCAGAATACCTCTCATCATTTCTACAGAACATATCGCATgtacaagagaaaaaagtaGCACTGCACAATGTGCTTTCGCCGCGATATAAGCAAGAGTTCCATAAAGAATCCAACCGCATCAGCAGcaaatttgtcaagttttaTTCTCTGCCTTTCATTTCGAAAGCCAGTTTTCTTCCTTCCTGCAATTACAAGAGTAGTTTTGTACCAGGTGATAAAGTTGATCGCTTTGAAGGGAAGGCAACGGTGTTTGAATCAAATGTTTACCCACCGGACGATACGCAGATGTCAAGAAACACCGGAATGCTGTGGACTCGTCCAAATCGAGTCGCTGACAGAGAGGTAGTTCGGTCAGTCGTGGATAACATGGTTGCTGCACTTCGTCTGAGTTCCTCAGA gAATTACTTTTTAAAGAGAATTCACAAAGTTCTACAAAAACCAGATCCGGTTTATGGGGACCGTTATTCAGTTGATCTGGAACTTGGCCTTCCTCACACTGAAAAATCATATCGCTTCTCTGAGCACGTGTATCAAAAAAAGGGAACGAACAGTTTGTGTCTTCCCAAGGGAATTGAGTGGAACAGAAACGCCACGGTTTACATAATACTCCCTGTCAAAGATCAGGGAAGATGGGTCTATCATTTCATCAATGATCTCACGGTTGCCAGCTTTTTAACGGGTGATAAGAACTTCCACGTTATTGTTGCTGATTTTGAGAGTCAAGATATCGACTTGGCCAAAGCGTTCGACACTGCCCTTCTGAGGAGCAGGCACACTATTATCAACTTGACCGGTAAATTTTACAAGACGCTGGCGTTGAACAAAGCTGTAGAGCAAGTACAAAGTGCGCATGatctgttgttcttgtttgATCTTCACATTGATGTGCCCGTTGATATTCTGGACAGCGTACGAAAG AACACCATAGAAGGAAGAATCGCTTTCTTTCCCGCAGTCGGACGTCTAGACTGTCAAAGTACATATATTGATCATCAAGGCTTTTGGGAGGTGAACGGCTATGGTCTTCTTGCTGTATATAAATCGGACTGGATGCGTTTTGGCG GAATGAATACCGAGGAATTCAAGTACAAATGGGGTGGAGAGGACTGGGACCTACTGGACCGCGTCATGAATGCTCAGTTGGAAGTTGAACGGATTAAGTAA
- the LOC140928779 gene encoding inactive phospholipase C-like protein 1: protein MALGLVMKDEYPFFEAHGSLPEMLKKALIAIEQVVQDSKALIENCDSVHERLVQCERAGLEWHEELHNACVKEGIKGKRLTKAVESFAWNIRVLKGQAELLLNAKSECQEYLRQIQEATISTGLVKSVGCNL, encoded by the exons ATGGCTTTGGGCCTTGTTATGAAAGATGAG tATCCTTTTTTTGAAGCACACGGAAGCTTACCAGAGATGTTGAAAAAAGCCCTGATAGCGATAGAGCAG GTAGTTCAAGATTCCAAAGCATTGATCGAAAATTGTGATTCAGTACACGAAAGG CTTGTTCAGTGCGAGAGAGCTGGCCTTGAATGGCAT GAAGAATTGCACAACGCCTGTGTTAAAGAGGGGATAAAAGGAAAGCGACTAACAAAG GCGGTGGAAAGCTTTGCTTGGAACATCCGGGTGTTAAAAGGCCAGGCAGAATTACTCTTGAACGCGAAAAGTGAATGCCAGGAATATCTTCGACAG ATACAAGAGGCAACTATCTCCACCGGTCTCGTGAAATCTGTTGGGTGTAACCTCTGA